The window GTATTATTGACAGAGATCTATCACAGCAGACTGATCCAAAAAAAACCCAACGCATAAACGTCGGCTTTTGTGATACCCTCTTTTCTTTACTTCACCCACACTTTATACCTCTCGACGGATCGCAAGGCTCGCTGTGTCCTACTTATAGACCAAGCGATCAGTAGTACGATCTTGATCTATCTGTACATGTAGCCTTCCCTGCCGATGAGATACCGGTTTCCGAATAACGATTTCTACGTCACGCCCAAGTGCCGTCAACAAACGCAGGAGACGCTCCATGGAATATTCCCTAAAATCCCCTCTCAGGAGGCGTGAAACATCAGGCTGGGACAAACCCAGCAATTTCGCCGCCTCGACCTGCTTGAGTCCACGCTGACGAATAATCTTGTCAATGCGGGTGACAAGCTCCGCCTTTAACAAGTGAGCCTCAGCATCAGACCGCTCCAGGTCCGCGAACACGTTACCGCTGCCACGTTCGATTTTGATCTCTTTCGTCTTCATTGCTCTACTCTTCGCCATAGACGTCCTTGTTCAACCATGGAATACTTGTACCAGATCGGACGCTTTTCCCGACACTGTCGCGGGGTCGAGTGCTCCCTCCCCAAAGAGGCGCGGAAACGTCTGACCAGTCTTTAAAGAACGCGTTCGCGCATCCATGTAAGTCGCGCTAAAAGCGCGTCGGGGCGACGGCGTCGAATTGAGAGCCGAGCGGTGGAGCAGAAAATTGTGCAGCAAAACAGCCTCCCCTGCTTCGGTCTCCAGATCAGTCACATCCTCTGGCCCGGCGTACCTGGCCTGATCCTCTTCAGAAGTATAGTGCCGCTCATTGAGAATACCCAGATTATTGCTACCCGGCACAATCTGCATGCAGCCGCTGGCAACAGTGGCCGCATCCAGCCCTGTCCACACCGTGATAATCGGATTGGTATCAATGCCCCAACCCACGCCGATATCCTGATGCCAGGGCAAAATCGTACCGCTCTCAGCGGGTTTATTCATAAACATAGAGCGAAAAACCGAAACATTTTCGCCGATATAGCGACGGGTAATCTGGCGGATAAGGGGATGCTGCATATAAGTGAGAAAGAGAGGATCCTGTTCCAGATCATCGATACGTCGATAATGGAGCGTCTGCTCCTGATTCCCCAGCGTGCGATCCATTCTAACATCCGGCGTTTTGGGATTGAGTTGAAAACGCATATTTTTATAGCGGACACGACCCAGCATAATATCGTCAATGCGCTGCTGAAGGGCAGCGAGTTCTCCAAGCGACAGAAGATGCCCCAGGCGCAGATATCCCTCAGCCATAAACTGTTCGTGGTGCGAGTCGTCAAACGAAGTAAGAGGATGCACGGTGTGACCTCCTCGGAAATTGGACAGCTTGCGTGATTAGATTGACTTCCAAACTATCACCGGGACTTGCCAGAAGCAACTGAAAAACGCCTAGTCCTGCGAAACGGCCCTGCTTGACAGAGCACAGTTCTCTATATATGATGCCTGATACAGCAAATCGCCAAACACCAGAAAGGGCGTAAACCATGAGCAATGTGCGAGATTTCGGAGCCAGAGGAGATGGCATCGCCGATGATACAAAAGCAATTGAAGACACGCTGGCAAAAGGAGACGGAACCCTACAATTTCCAAAAGGTGACTATCTCATTACGCACACTATCAACGTGCAATTGGCCGACAGTGGGCGGGTGAGCATAGATGGATCGGGAGGTGCAGCAAAAATCCTCATGGGTAGTGCAGGACCCGCATTTCAAATCACCGGCAC of the Gemmatimonadota bacterium genome contains:
- a CDS encoding XRE family transcriptional regulator, with protein sequence MKTKEIKIERGSGNVFADLERSDAEAHLLKAELVTRIDKIIRQRGLKQVEAAKLLGLSQPDVSRLLRGDFREYSMERLLRLLTALGRDVEIVIRKPVSHRQGRLHVQIDQDRTTDRLVYK
- a CDS encoding phytanoyl-CoA dioxygenase family protein gives rise to the protein MHPLTSFDDSHHEQFMAEGYLRLGHLLSLGELAALQQRIDDIMLGRVRYKNMRFQLNPKTPDVRMDRTLGNQEQTLHYRRIDDLEQDPLFLTYMQHPLIRQITRRYIGENVSVFRSMFMNKPAESGTILPWHQDIGVGWGIDTNPIITVWTGLDAATVASGCMQIVPGSNNLGILNERHYTSEEDQARYAGPEDVTDLETEAGEAVLLHNFLLHRSALNSTPSPRRAFSATYMDARTRSLKTGQTFPRLFGEGALDPATVSGKASDLVQVFHG